The Diaphorobacter ruginosibacter genome contains a region encoding:
- a CDS encoding SGNH/GDSL hydrolase family protein → MKARMRMHWVAAAAAAVALAACGGGGSDTTPAAKITTVKVAGDSLSDVGTFGFKATVQASSTAMTGPDSTPMWVDWIAKDYGTSLCAHYRATDTTGANFAAVANCTGYAVAGGRINYPASATSPVSILKQLADMGAAGYAATDLVLIDGGGNDAGDLFGAYLAASTDGGKTFFGLLGTVLDPATVQALAAQGAAGMPKAGAAYMQALATGFSKSIQANTVGKGAPRVAVLNMPGVTLTPKFQMVLKKITATQGAEAAAKLNTLFDTWVQTFNTQLNANLKGDARIAIVDFYDSFKDQAANPAQYSYQNVTDPVCPPTGQDASGLPTYTFTTCTAQALSARTPPAGATGGADWWKSYGFADSFHPTPYGQKLMSQLTARSLSQAGWL, encoded by the coding sequence ATGAAAGCACGTATGCGTATGCATTGGGTTGCAGCGGCAGCTGCTGCTGTGGCACTGGCAGCCTGTGGCGGCGGTGGTTCGGACACGACGCCCGCCGCGAAGATCACGACGGTCAAGGTCGCCGGTGACAGCCTGTCCGACGTGGGCACCTTTGGTTTCAAGGCGACGGTGCAGGCGTCCTCGACAGCCATGACCGGCCCCGACTCCACGCCGATGTGGGTGGACTGGATCGCCAAGGACTACGGAACATCGCTTTGCGCGCACTACCGTGCGACAGACACCACGGGGGCCAACTTCGCTGCGGTGGCGAACTGCACGGGCTACGCAGTGGCTGGCGGCCGCATCAACTACCCCGCATCGGCCACCTCGCCCGTTTCCATCCTCAAGCAGCTCGCCGACATGGGCGCTGCAGGCTATGCAGCCACCGACCTCGTGCTGATCGACGGCGGCGGCAATGACGCTGGCGACCTGTTCGGTGCCTACCTGGCAGCCTCCACGGACGGCGGCAAGACATTCTTCGGCCTGCTCGGCACGGTGCTCGACCCGGCCACGGTGCAGGCCCTGGCCGCACAGGGTGCCGCCGGCATGCCCAAGGCGGGTGCGGCCTACATGCAGGCGCTGGCCACCGGCTTTTCCAAGAGCATCCAGGCCAACACGGTGGGCAAGGGAGCCCCTCGCGTGGCCGTGCTGAACATGCCCGGCGTGACGCTGACGCCCAAGTTCCAGATGGTGCTCAAGAAGATCACTGCAACGCAGGGCGCGGAAGCGGCGGCCAAGCTGAACACGCTGTTCGACACCTGGGTGCAGACCTTCAACACCCAACTGAACGCGAACCTCAAGGGCGACGCACGCATCGCGATCGTGGATTTCTACGACTCCTTCAAGGACCAGGCAGCCAACCCCGCACAGTATTCGTACCAGAACGTGACCGATCCGGTCTGCCCGCCGACGGGCCAGGACGCATCCGGCCTGCCGACCTACACCTTCACAACCTGCACGGCGCAGGCCCTGTCGGCCAGGACGCCTCCAGCCGGAGCCACCGGTGGTGCGGACTGGTGGAAGAGCTACGGTTTTGCCGACAGCTTCCACCCCACGCCCTACGGCCAGAAGCTGATGAGCCAGCTGACGGCACGTTCGCTGTCGCAAGCAGGCTGGCTCTGA
- the tsaB gene encoding tRNA (adenosine(37)-N6)-threonylcarbamoyltransferase complex dimerization subunit type 1 TsaB yields MNLLALDTSTDTLSIAVQKGGNGSGAGLLERSAPGGAQSSTTLIPLIRELMGELGLSFDELDLIAFGRGPGSFTGLRTACSVAQGLAFGARKGLGVPVLPVDSLLAVAEQARMEHGVDKVLAVLDARMDEVYAAAYRWDGGQWSSAGDYQLLAPQHVIVEPGFTVAGNAQAAYGERLAPDAPHVRALPTAGAMLRLAPQLAASGTVSAKEALPLYIRDKVAQTTAEREQARQAASGPQPA; encoded by the coding sequence ATGAATCTCCTTGCGCTAGATACCAGCACCGATACGCTTTCCATCGCCGTCCAGAAGGGTGGCAACGGGAGCGGAGCGGGGCTGCTGGAGCGCAGCGCACCCGGCGGCGCCCAGTCCTCCACCACGCTGATCCCGCTGATCCGTGAACTGATGGGCGAGCTGGGCCTGTCCTTCGATGAGCTTGACCTGATCGCCTTTGGCCGCGGCCCGGGCTCGTTCACCGGACTGCGCACCGCATGCTCGGTGGCGCAGGGCCTCGCCTTCGGCGCCCGCAAGGGCCTGGGCGTGCCCGTGCTGCCCGTCGACTCACTGCTGGCCGTGGCCGAGCAGGCGCGCATGGAACACGGCGTGGACAAGGTGCTTGCCGTGCTGGATGCACGCATGGACGAGGTCTATGCCGCAGCCTATCGATGGGACGGCGGGCAATGGAGCAGCGCTGGCGACTATCAATTGCTCGCTCCGCAGCATGTGATCGTCGAGCCCGGCTTCACCGTCGCCGGCAATGCGCAAGCCGCCTACGGCGAACGCCTCGCGCCCGATGCCCCCCACGTGCGCGCCCTGCCGACGGCCGGGGCCATGCTGCGCCTGGCCCCTCAGCTCGCCGCCAGCGGAACGGTATCCGCCAAGGAAGCGCTGCCGCTCTACATCCGCGACAAGGTGGCCCAGACCACGGCCGAGCGCGAGCAGGCCAGGCAGGCAGCCTCCGGACCTCAGCCCGCATGA
- a CDS encoding OmpW/AlkL family protein: MTTLFKQAGAALVILAACAAAQAQVAGTISVRAGATRIMPDVDSGNLSAPSFPNTKIDVDSANQFTGGINYMVTDNIALDLPLGLPFKHNFYGDGAIAGVGKLGQVKVIPATLFVQYYFRDAKSAFRPYVGVGVTYAKFFKNRTTATLSALTGGTPDNPTTAKMDNKFGITPQIGFTYNINERWYVDASYYKSFLKSKAHLSTGQSISVKLNPDVVSFGIGYRF, from the coding sequence ATGACGACGCTCTTCAAACAGGCTGGCGCAGCGCTGGTCATCCTGGCGGCCTGCGCGGCGGCACAGGCGCAGGTTGCGGGAACGATCAGCGTGCGCGCGGGCGCCACGCGCATCATGCCCGACGTGGACAGCGGCAACCTGTCCGCCCCGAGCTTCCCCAACACCAAGATCGATGTGGACAGTGCCAACCAGTTCACGGGCGGCATCAACTACATGGTCACGGACAACATCGCCCTGGACCTGCCACTCGGACTGCCGTTCAAGCACAACTTCTACGGTGATGGCGCGATCGCGGGCGTGGGCAAGCTGGGCCAGGTCAAGGTGATTCCCGCGACGCTGTTCGTGCAGTACTACTTCCGGGATGCGAAGTCGGCGTTCCGCCCCTATGTCGGCGTGGGCGTGACATATGCGAAATTCTTCAAGAACCGCACGACGGCCACCCTTTCCGCACTGACGGGCGGCACCCCGGACAATCCGACGACCGCCAAGATGGACAACAAGTTCGGCATCACACCGCAGATCGGCTTCACCTACAACATCAACGAGCGCTGGTATGTTGATGCTTCGTACTACAAGTCGTTCCTGAAGTCCAAGGCGCATCTGTCCACGGGGCAGAGCATTTCGGTCAAGCTCAATCCGGACGTGGTGTCCTTCGGCATCGGCTACCGCTTCTGA
- the corA gene encoding magnesium/cobalt transporter CorA, translating into MLNIFTLANGRLVQEEIESLEELKRFQPIWVDLESPTVEEKRWVKQHYGLSIPEDAMDEDIEESARFYEEDNGELHIRSDFLVDVDDDPRAVRVAFILNLVNDSLKSKGVLFSIHDDDVPVFRLVRLRARRAPGLIEDAKEVLLKLFDADAEYSADTLEGIYDELKLVSTQVLAGDVTDAKASEVLAAIARQEDLNGRIRRNMLDTRRAVSFMMRSKMLNAEQFEDARQILRDIESLDNHTAFLFDKINFLMDATVGFININQNKIIKIFSVASVALLPPTLIASVYGMNFKFMPELEWQYGYGFGIGLMVCSAVIPMLYFRKRGWLK; encoded by the coding sequence ATGCTCAATATCTTTACGTTGGCCAATGGCCGCCTGGTTCAGGAAGAAATTGAATCGCTGGAGGAGCTCAAGCGTTTTCAGCCGATCTGGGTAGACCTTGAATCGCCGACCGTGGAGGAAAAGCGCTGGGTCAAGCAGCACTATGGCCTGTCGATTCCCGAAGACGCGATGGACGAGGACATCGAGGAATCGGCCCGTTTCTACGAGGAAGACAACGGCGAACTGCATATCCGCAGCGACTTCCTGGTGGATGTGGATGACGATCCGCGCGCGGTTCGCGTCGCCTTCATCCTGAACCTGGTCAACGACTCGCTCAAGAGCAAGGGCGTGCTGTTCTCTATCCACGACGACGACGTGCCGGTCTTTCGCCTCGTGCGCCTGCGCGCCCGCCGCGCGCCGGGCCTCATCGAGGATGCCAAGGAAGTGCTGCTCAAGCTGTTCGACGCGGACGCCGAATACTCGGCCGACACGCTCGAGGGCATCTATGACGAACTCAAGCTCGTCAGCACCCAGGTGCTCGCGGGCGACGTGACCGACGCCAAGGCCAGCGAAGTGCTGGCCGCCATCGCCCGCCAGGAAGACCTGAACGGCCGCATCCGCCGCAACATGCTCGACACGCGCCGCGCCGTGAGCTTCATGATGCGCTCGAAGATGCTCAACGCCGAGCAGTTCGAGGATGCGCGCCAGATTCTTCGCGACATCGAATCGCTGGACAACCACACCGCGTTCCTCTTTGACAAGATCAACTTCCTGATGGATGCGACGGTCGGTTTCATCAACATCAACCAGAACAAGATCATCAAGATCTTCTCGGTGGCCAGCGTCGCCCTTCTGCCACCCACGCTGATCGCAAGCGTCTACGGGATGAACTTCAAGTTCATGCCCGAGCTGGAATGGCAATACGGATATGGTTTCGGGATCGGACTGATGGTCTGCAGCGCCGTGATTCCCATGCTGTATTTCCGCAAGCGCGGATGGCTCAAATAA
- the rimI gene encoding ribosomal protein S18-alanine N-acetyltransferase, translating into MNAIASTLHHDSLLHFELLSLARLDALLEVENAAYTHPWTRGNFIDAIAVGYQIQLLMQEDQIVGYFVAMQGVDEVHLLNITVAPRFQQQGWARVLLDSLVLWSRGRQAQWLWLEVRQSNLRAQHVYLQYGFQSVGQRKRYYPAENGEREDAIVMSIKL; encoded by the coding sequence ATGAACGCCATCGCCTCCACCTTGCACCATGACTCGCTGCTGCACTTCGAGTTGCTGTCGCTCGCGCGGCTGGATGCGCTGCTCGAGGTGGAGAACGCGGCCTATACGCATCCGTGGACCCGCGGCAACTTCATCGATGCGATCGCGGTCGGCTACCAGATCCAGTTGCTGATGCAGGAAGACCAAATTGTCGGCTACTTCGTCGCCATGCAAGGCGTGGACGAGGTGCATCTGCTGAACATCACCGTGGCGCCGCGTTTCCAGCAGCAGGGCTGGGCGCGCGTGCTGCTCGACTCGCTGGTGCTGTGGTCGCGCGGCAGGCAGGCACAGTGGCTTTGGCTGGAAGTGCGCCAGAGCAATCTGCGTGCGCAGCATGTCTACCTGCAGTATGGCTTCCAGTCCGTGGGCCAGCGAAAGCGCTACTATCCGGCGGAAAACGGCGAACGCGAGGACGCCATTGTCATGAGTATCAAGCTATGA
- a CDS encoding uracil-DNA glycosylase family protein, translating to MSLQLDARQRAMLQEMGITIWQAAPAAAAAAPSVTERMARPAAQGMPVLERPLAPQVPPAQPRAEAPAPVARQQPPQAAPAPAPAATQPAGASEGAVARLHAPVALYPDAATATSGPPRELGNGWLVIFETPTPADPLGGDSGRLLDNMLRAMQLHRHPRTFACVLERGAGAEASPPVQAMLSRTLAELQPSMVLILGLGAARATLDNREPLGRLRAAQHQMPDGTPAFVSYDPAYLLRAPDAKASAWADLCRALAVVRKAGEA from the coding sequence ATGAGCCTTCAGCTGGACGCACGCCAACGAGCGATGCTGCAGGAGATGGGCATCACCATCTGGCAGGCAGCACCTGCGGCCGCCGCGGCGGCTCCTTCCGTGACCGAACGCATGGCACGGCCCGCAGCCCAGGGCATGCCCGTGCTGGAACGGCCGCTCGCGCCGCAGGTGCCTCCCGCGCAACCCCGCGCGGAGGCGCCCGCGCCCGTCGCGCGGCAGCAACCGCCCCAGGCCGCCCCTGCACCGGCACCTGCGGCCACACAGCCTGCAGGCGCATCCGAAGGAGCCGTGGCCAGGCTGCACGCACCGGTTGCGCTGTACCCCGATGCCGCAACGGCCACGTCCGGCCCACCGCGCGAGCTTGGCAACGGCTGGCTCGTGATCTTCGAAACGCCGACACCCGCGGACCCCTTGGGTGGCGATTCCGGCCGCCTGCTCGACAACATGCTGCGTGCCATGCAACTGCACCGGCATCCGCGCACCTTCGCCTGTGTGCTCGAACGCGGGGCGGGTGCCGAAGCGTCCCCACCTGTCCAGGCGATGCTGTCGCGGACGCTGGCGGAGCTTCAGCCCTCGATGGTCCTGATCCTCGGCCTCGGTGCTGCCCGCGCCACCCTCGACAACCGGGAACCGCTCGGACGCCTGCGTGCCGCACAGCACCAGATGCCGGACGGCACACCCGCCTTCGTCAGCTACGACCCTGCCTATCTGCTGCGCGCGCCCGATGCCAAAGCCTCCGCCTGGGCCGACCTGTGCCGAGCCCTGGCCGTGGTCCGCAAGGCCGGCGAGGCCTGA
- a CDS encoding SGNH/GDSL hydrolase family protein, producing MAANWMRRTFVAAACASAALLTACGSSSVDSAISPDRFVVFGDGLADQGQLGTSFTVNDGSVNNWTSQLAARYDVKLTPASKGGWNYAYGNARISQSPDAAGNASTPTVVKQIDTFLAANKFADNDMVVISAGVSDVIANTMAFINGTITQDQLMANATQAGADLAAQVTRVINAGAKHVVVTGTFDLGRTPWAKQIDKEQLLTQVMLALNNRLKIDINPLGGKQVLYIDAAYQVNLFQGNPGAYGFQNSDTAICTSVDAGAGIGTGNNRVNSALCTPNTLLPNADPIRYVFSDNVYLTPEANRRLGEYARDIIVLQW from the coding sequence GCAGCGTGGACTCGGCAATCAGCCCCGATCGTTTCGTCGTCTTCGGTGACGGCCTTGCCGACCAGGGCCAGCTGGGAACCTCGTTCACGGTGAACGACGGCAGCGTCAACAACTGGACATCGCAGCTCGCCGCGCGCTATGACGTGAAGCTCACGCCAGCATCCAAGGGCGGCTGGAACTATGCCTATGGCAACGCCCGCATCTCGCAGAGCCCCGACGCGGCCGGCAACGCCAGCACGCCCACGGTGGTCAAGCAGATCGACACCTTCCTCGCTGCCAACAAGTTCGCCGACAACGACATGGTCGTGATCAGCGCCGGCGTGAGCGACGTGATCGCCAACACCATGGCATTCATCAATGGCACGATCACCCAGGACCAGCTGATGGCGAATGCCACGCAGGCGGGCGCGGATCTCGCAGCCCAGGTCACCCGCGTGATCAATGCGGGCGCCAAGCACGTGGTCGTGACCGGCACCTTCGACCTGGGCCGCACGCCATGGGCCAAGCAAATCGACAAGGAACAGTTGCTCACCCAGGTCATGCTGGCCCTGAACAACCGCCTGAAGATCGACATCAACCCGCTGGGCGGCAAGCAGGTGCTGTACATCGATGCAGCCTACCAGGTCAACCTGTTCCAGGGCAACCCCGGCGCCTACGGCTTCCAGAACAGCGACACGGCCATCTGCACGTCGGTGGATGCCGGCGCGGGCATCGGCACCGGCAACAACCGCGTCAACTCGGCGCTGTGCACCCCGAACACCCTGCTGCCGAACGCCGATCCGATCCGCTATGTGTTCTCCGACAACGTCTACCTGACACCCGAAGCCAATCGCCGCCTGGGCGAGTACGCTCGCGACATCATCGTCCTGCAGTGGTAA
- the dacB gene encoding D-alanyl-D-alanine carboxypeptidase/D-alanyl-D-alanine endopeptidase — protein MFLEFLAAAASARQVHWRLVALACVLSAGAALPAVAQNERTAQPALAPAPQQQALPPSVDAALQRAKVPREALAAMVVELDSPKSPKLAYRPDEPMNPASVMKLVTTYAALDQLGPAFAWETPVYLDAVPQDGALRGNVYIQGQGDPQMVLERLWLAMRRLRSMGVTVIVGDIILDRSAFSLPPRDAATFDGEPWRPYNVGPDALLINFKAMTLRFVPDAAAGVARITYEPPMGGMQLPASVPLAPAATACGDWQAALKAELGEPGRITFAGPFPATCGEREWSIAPADPDGYAARAIEGMWRDLGGKVTGSVHDGKVPAGLKPAFTSRSQTLAEVVRDINKYSNNVMTQQVFLTLGLQATGRGTWESGRQAMAQWWRSRWPQLTPPVWENGAGLSRDERVTARSLAGMLQTAWFSPHMPELLSSLPIVGVDGTLRRVNTASAKGMAHLKTGTLRDVTALAGVVDSVSGRRYALVGIINHPLAPNARPALHALVDWAAQDAPAASPQVANNNTGSAAKVSHRR, from the coding sequence ATGTTTCTGGAATTCCTCGCAGCCGCCGCCAGCGCGCGGCAAGTGCATTGGCGCCTCGTGGCGCTGGCCTGTGTCCTGTCTGCCGGAGCCGCTCTTCCCGCTGTCGCGCAGAATGAGCGGACCGCCCAGCCCGCGCTGGCTCCCGCGCCGCAGCAGCAGGCGCTGCCGCCCTCGGTGGATGCCGCGCTCCAGCGTGCCAAGGTGCCGCGCGAGGCCCTTGCGGCCATGGTGGTGGAGCTGGATTCGCCCAAGTCGCCCAAGCTGGCATATCGCCCCGACGAGCCCATGAATCCGGCCTCGGTGATGAAGCTGGTGACGACCTACGCGGCGCTCGACCAGCTCGGCCCGGCATTCGCATGGGAGACCCCGGTCTATCTCGACGCCGTGCCGCAGGACGGGGCCCTGCGCGGCAACGTCTACATCCAGGGCCAGGGCGACCCGCAGATGGTGCTCGAACGCCTGTGGCTTGCCATGCGCCGGCTGCGCAGCATGGGCGTGACGGTGATCGTGGGCGACATCATTCTCGACCGCTCGGCATTCAGCCTGCCGCCGCGCGATGCCGCCACCTTCGACGGCGAGCCCTGGCGCCCCTACAACGTGGGGCCTGATGCGCTGCTGATCAACTTCAAGGCGATGACGCTGCGCTTCGTGCCCGACGCGGCGGCGGGTGTCGCACGCATCACCTACGAGCCGCCGATGGGCGGCATGCAGCTTCCTGCCTCCGTGCCGCTCGCGCCCGCCGCCACGGCCTGTGGTGACTGGCAGGCTGCGCTCAAGGCCGAGTTGGGTGAGCCGGGCCGCATCACGTTCGCGGGCCCGTTTCCCGCGACCTGTGGCGAGCGCGAATGGTCCATCGCGCCGGCAGACCCCGACGGCTACGCCGCGCGTGCCATCGAGGGCATGTGGCGCGACCTGGGTGGCAAGGTCACGGGGTCGGTGCATGACGGCAAGGTGCCCGCGGGGCTCAAGCCTGCGTTCACCAGCCGGTCCCAGACCCTGGCGGAAGTGGTGCGCGACATCAACAAGTACAGCAACAACGTGATGACGCAGCAAGTGTTTCTCACGCTGGGCCTGCAGGCCACGGGCCGGGGCACCTGGGAGTCGGGCCGCCAGGCCATGGCGCAGTGGTGGCGCAGCCGCTGGCCCCAACTCACGCCGCCGGTGTGGGAGAACGGCGCCGGGCTCAGCCGCGATGAGCGTGTGACGGCCCGTTCGCTCGCCGGCATGTTGCAGACCGCATGGTTCTCGCCGCACATGCCCGAGCTGCTGTCGTCGCTGCCGATCGTCGGTGTCGATGGCACGTTGCGCCGCGTGAACACCGCGAGCGCTAAGGGCATGGCGCATCTGAAGACAGGCACGCTGCGCGACGTGACCGCGCTGGCCGGCGTGGTGGACTCCGTGAGCGGCAGGCGCTATGCACTGGTGGGCATCATCAACCACCCCTTGGCGCCCAACGCCCGCCCGGCGCTGCATGCCCTGGTCGACTGGGCCGCGCAGGACGCGCCCGCGGCATCCCCGCAGGTGGCCAACAACAACACAGGGTCCGCGGCCAAGGTGTCGCATCGCCGCTGA